TTATCATCGTCATTATCTTTTTTACCGTAATTTATCTATATAAAAAGTTGAGGTTTTTTGTTTGTCAATATACAATATATAGAAAATATTATTCATCTATACAGTTTTGGATGTACAAGTTGAGATGCTAATGTTACAAGTGTGTAATGCAGGTTGCTACAAAATAACAGAATCTTAGGGCCACTTCCAGTAGAGCTTGGGAGGTTACCAAAGCTTCAAACACTTGATCTTTCCAACAATATGTTAACTGGTGAAATCCCACCTTCTTTAGCCAATATCAAGACCCTTCAGTACTTGTAAGCGtgtgaaattaccattttacccttggTTCTCGGGAGCGAATTATTATATTCAAAGAGTAATGATTATTTGTTTTCACTTCTATTAATTATTATGTTAAAGTTTTGTATTTTGAATTGTCACAGGCGGTTAAATAATAACACTCTCACTGGTCCAATTCCTCAGCCTTTGGCTAACATGACCCAACTCACATTTCTGTAAGTTAACTTTAATATCTTTGATCAAAAACTTTGATTTagaaaatgactaaaatacccttttcttTTTGTGATAAATGACTGATTTACCCTTTTGCAGGGACTTGTCCTATAATAATTTAAGTGGTCCTGTTCCAAAGTTTCAAGCTAAAACATTCAAGTGAGTTCCAGCATCCTTGTACTTTTACAACTGTTTCAATCTCTTTTTTGACTGCACTCAGACTTTGTGGTCAAACATTCCAGATTTGATTTGCAAAATTAAAGAGACATATGATCCAATTTAGTACCATATAATTTGTACTTTTAATATTCGTTAAACTCTTAAATATCTTAACAAACTTTATACAAAGACATCAAGAAACAAATTATATATCAAGCAAAGAAATTATATATgtttgacctcaaaagtcaaaactATACTTGCTATTATAACTTATTGCAACCATATGAACAGTATTATGGGAAACCCAATAATATGTGCCACTGGGGTAGAGCAAGATTGCAATGGAACAACACCCATCCCAATGTCACTCACTCTTGGTAGTCAACAAAGTAAGCCTAGATATATGCCCACATGTTTGTACAATTTAATTATATTATTACATGTTTGTATAATTTAGTTATATCATTACATGTTGCAAAAAAGAAGCATTTGTGACCTACACTTTTTGTTACACTCAGAGTCGCAACCATCTGTCGCGCCAAAAACTAACAAGATGGCTCTAGCCTTCGGGACCAGCCTCGGGTGCTTCTGCTTGCTGTTTTTCGGCTTTGGGTTTGCGTTTTGGTGGCGAAGACGGTTTAACCAACAAGTTTTCTTCGATATCAACGGTGAGTTTAAAATTGCAATATTTTTAAGTTGAGCCGGGGGTATAATTGGAAGCAGTCTTTACCCATGGGGTAAACCATACTATGTGTTTATGAGTGAGATATTACTGGGTACATTTGTGTTTTGGAAAAAGGGGCGAGACCCgtcaaagatttatttataaaaagaataaataattaaaaaaatcatatatagaAACTAGCCAAACCCCCAAAGGATTAACTAGCCCCCATGATATATTTTGTGCTATTGACTTGTGTTTTTTATTATGTGGTTAacttatattattatatatatatatttagaacaATATAGGGAAGAAGTGTGCATGGGGAACTTAAGGAGATTCCAGTTTAGAGAACTTCAACATGCTACAGGCAACTTTACAAGTAAAAACATACTTGGTAAGGGCGGGTTCGGGATCGTGTACAAAGGGGTTCTATCTGATGGCACGGTTGTAGCTGTTAAGCGGCTCAAAGATGGGAACGCGGTTGGTGGTGAGATCCAGTTCCAAACCGAAGTTGAAATGATCAGCCTAGCGGTTCATAGAAACTTGCTTAGGCTGTATGGTTTTTGCATGACGTCCTCAGAACGGCTCTTGGTCTATCCCTACATGTCAAACGGGAGCGTTGCTTCTCGTCTTAAAGGTGCGTTGTTTTTATCATACCACTACACAAATGAGTATCACTGGCCGCAAATCGCTTTcactaaaaaaaaagaaaaaaagaaaaaaaaactgtaAATTCTAGAAAACCATCAACTCTCTAAATGGAAATTAAACGGGCCACAAGCTGCGCCGCTATTCCTTTTTGGATTCCAAAACTAGGTCTATTAAAAACCATCGGTAAAAATAATTTGTTTTGTAATCTAATGATTGCACCCATGGTCTGAACTAACCATGATTATTTTTGGTGCAGCCAAGCCCGCACTCAATTGGGGTACGAGGAAGCGAATCGCATTGGGAGCGGCCCGAGGTTTACTATATCTACATGAGCAATGTGACCCGAAAATAATCCATAGAGATGTGAAGGCTGCAAACATATTGCTAGATGATTACTGTGAAGCTGTAGTGGGTGATTTCGGGCTAGCTAAGCTTCTAGACCACCACGATTCACACGTTACAACTGCGGTTCGAGGAACCGTGGGCCATATAGCTCCCGAGTACCTCTCAACGGGCCAATCATCCGAAAAAACCGACGTGTTTGGGTTCGGGATTCTACTACTAGAACTGATAACGGGCCAACGGGCTTTAGAGTTCGGGAAATCCGCGAACCAAAAGGGAGCAATGCTTGATTGGGTTAagaaaattcatcatgagaataAACTCGATATGTTGGTAGATAAGGATCTTAAAACCAATTACGATCGAATCGAGCTCGAGGAGATGGTTCAAGTCGCGTTGTTGTGCACCCAGTATCAACCGGGCCAAAGACCCAAGATGTCTGAAGTGGCCCGGATGCTGGAGGGTGACGGGTTAGCTGAAAAATGGGAAGCATCTCAACGGGCCGAGTCTAATGGCGGTCGGGCCAACGAGTTCTCACATTCGGAACGATACTCGGATCTTACGGATGACTCTTCGTTGCTTGCTCAGGCAATGGAGCTATCTGGACCGCGGTGATGCGTCACAAAAAACGGTTAATAAATCGGTTTACGATCCTGATTGTATAGAAACCGAATTAAAGTTTATAAGTCATGCTTGTTCTATATGGTTTTGGGTTTGCTGGGAATGTTAATCTTGTAAGAGGAATGTTAATCTGATTAAAGGTTAACAAGACGCGATAAATGCGATCTTTTTACACATAGTTTTCAGTAAATTCAATGACAACTTCTGCTGATGCAGTTTCAAACCCTAGTATCTCCGTATACATTTCACTTTGATCGTGATTTTCATCTGTTTCGTCGTGCACATTCTGAGCGATGTCCATAAGTTCAAGAACTGGTGAATTTCCAAGCAAAAACTCAATGAATCTCATCTCGTGTGGGAGCCCCAACATTTGTGTCATCTTTACCGATTTAAGTTGTTCAAACGTGGCATCACGCGGGCATTCCTTATCCCAGAAATCCAAATCAACTGCGTCAGTTGCCAATGATGCATCCGCTGAACcctaaattaaaaaataaaaatcaggATGACAAACTTAACACTAAtgactagggctgtaaacgaaccgaacgttcagcgaaccgTTCGTGAACTGTTctacgggaagttcgtttatgttcgttcgttcaataaacgaacgaacatgaacaagaaatttcgttcgattagttaaatgaacgaacatgaacagaggtctcgttcgttcaactgtgttcgtgaatgttcggtaAATTGTTCGTGaacatgttcgtgaacattcgttcatttgcgttcgtttatgttcgtatgtttgtgttttaattaaagatttttgtactttcatatattttatctatactttttatattattaaacttttatttattttattaccctaacaatcaAACCAGGAAACCCTATTTCATCTTGTTTATGCACAATTTCACTTtcctttctcattatttacatcgtcCAATACGACCGACCTCTGTTCCATCCACCTTTATCAatcgtcgcgttcgccaaatttatttgtgttcgtgaaccgttcgtgaacacggtCATTTCGttaatgaatgaacacgaacatgaaatcttgttcggtaagtgttcatgaaccgttcgtgaacacatttatttccttaacgaacgaacacgaacaaggccttgttcatgttcgttcggttcgtttacagccctagacaATATAATAAATGAAACTCACCCCAATTTGAAGCACTTGAAGATTAGGGGCGCTTAATAGCAACCGAAGAATCACCATTATTTCTTTCAGGTTATCGAAGCTTACTTGGTACAAATCAATGACCTTTAGTTGTCGATAAGTCGGTTGTATTTCCCCTAGAGTGTTACCTATACTCATATACTGAGGAATGAACAAAAAGTCAACACATCAGTCAACAAAATTACAAACGAAAGTCAAAACAAGAGAGTCAAACCTTTGTAAAGAAACCGTGACCAGTAAGCCTCTGAATGGATGGTACACCACCAAGAAACTGATCAAAATTGCAACTTGAACTTTGATCATAATGTTGAGCAATATCGTCGTTGATATACATAGCAACAGATATAACAGCTAACATAGGAGTGTTCTCAAGACATATATCTTTAAATTCACCTTCTAGCACTAAACACGTCAGATTCGGGGCACGAATGGTGAGTTTTCTACTATCAAAGTATAACAAAGTCAAACTTTCAAGAAGCGTGCAACTCGAGATGAGATTTTCAACAGCATCACGGGTAATATGAACTTGTTGAAGAGTAAGATGTTTCAGATTCGGAAACCCTTTAAAATACAACGGCGGGTGCAACACACATCTAACAAGCTCCAAAGCAGTTAGTTTTTTACAAGAGAAAAGACAAGAAGGTGCTCTAAACCAGTCGCCTTGACAGAACCCAATATTCAACTCTTGAACATCTTTTCTTGATAAAAAAAGTAGCCATTGATCTAAATAAGGGAATCTTTGCAAGTACGAACTATATATAGTGAACCTATTGATAGGACCATCATGAAGCAAAAGAAACTGATTGACAAATTTAACAAGCTTGGCCGCTGCAAGTGCACTAGAATGAATGTGTGATACTGATACACATGTATCATTAAATTCAAGCTCAGTAAGGGTAGCCCATTTGTACCTCCATTTACTAGATAACACACTCGTTCTTACAGCATCTCTTAATGGCAGTTTTGTGAGTATGGTTTCGATTATACTTTCAGGAAGATCGGTTATATAGTCTTCCCCATGCATTTTGTTCCCTACAAAAGAATAAAGTACATTACTAACCAAATACAATGCaaattgagtaaattgccaaaatcgttcaTGAGGTTTGGCCATGTTTGTtagtttcatccaaaacaacttttttgtaccatttcgtccttcacttttgagattttttgccattttcatccaaacgtctaatTTGGTTTAATTTTTTGGCatacatttggatgaaaatgacaaaaaatctcaaacctcagggacaattttggcaaaaaagttagacgtttggatgaaaatgacataTTAGCCCAAAAGTGAAGGGCAATATGatacaaaaaaattgttttggatgataccttagggacgattttggcaatttactcaagcAAATTATAACAACTGGTTCTTTCCATTAACAATATTGATATTGTTCTTTTAATATATCAACCTAAAATGGCAAACCGTAACTCCATGAATAGTTGTAAGATGTATCAACAAAAACTAATGAGTATTAGTCTCTATTGTCAAGGCTCACCCTGGTGCTCGCCTAGGCCCATGGTTGTAAACATCCCGACTAGCCTCCAATTAGTcgccgattaatcgctagtcccaGGTTCACCGAGTAATTTTTAACTAGTCGGTCAATTAATCAGTAGGCGATCATTAGTGGTCAAATCCAATCCCAATTGGCCAAAAATCGGGGGTAGTCTAGTGATTCCGGCCAAATTTAGGTGAAATTCTTGACCAAAACCTAtaaattccaacaattaatccTATCTCCTTCAAAATATGGGTTGAATAAGGTGATTGTTAAAACATGTACacctcaccggccgactagcgcCTAGCAATTCTTACAACCTTACCTAGGCCCACTTATCAGGCCTGGCGCAGTCTTCTCGCTCGCTTCAAAAGCCCCATTTTGAAGCCCCCAGGCACATTTTGCAGGCCAAGTGCCGACAAAATTCCAACCAAAAATTGTTTATGCCAACCCTAAAAAAGCCTGGAATCAGCCTAAAACTTGTCTAAAACCCCTAGTAAATTGTATTTTTATACTATACAAAAGCCCTACCTTTTTAACAACTATAATTTCAGTTGAATCTATATTGTAACCCTAAAAGTTAAATAGAAGCAACTAGTTAGGGGAAATCGATTGAGCTACCATGAAACCACTCAACAATGAATCAAAAATCAAACAGAAGTTCCAGGTTCATTTCCATTCAATTTTGAATCACAAATAGCGATTTAAAATGGAAGGAATTCGTACCTAAGATTGAGACTGATGATCCTCTAGGGTTTTGTTTTGGGAGAAGACCAAGTCACCAAGGCAAATGTTCTCATTTTGAGTTGGCCCATTTCCAAAAGGCCCAGTTAGAAGAGGTGCCCAACAAATCAACCGTTTGGCGGAAAAAGTTAATTTAattaagagttaaatgtcattttagtccttgtggtttgaactattttgtcagtttagtttaACGGTTTtatttttcgtctgtgggtctaaaaaggtttcatctttgccattttagtccactaggttaacttcatccattttttctgttaacgagaaggacaattcggtcattttatatggccgaattacCCTTCTAGTTCATAGATTTACATATAAAATAACCGAATTGCCTTTCTCGTTAAaagaaaaaatggatggagttaacccagtaaactaaaatggcaacgatgaaaacTTTTTGTGGACtcacagacgaaaaatgaaacctttggactaaactggcaaagtggcccaaaccacagggactaaaatggcatttaattgacgaacatgaacaagaaattttgtttagttagttaaatgaacgaacacgaaccgATGTCTCGTTTGTTCAATTAtgttcggtaatgtgttcgtgAACACTGTTTGTTTATGTTATCTATTAAAGATTTATTAGCATTTATTTATCTTATCTAAATTTTCTATATTCATTCGTTCTTATTTATTtcactagtattaagcccctgcgttgcagcggttgtcataaaGTGTGTTAAGTAGTAgtaatactataccattgtcagcgatCACCAACACAGGAAAAGcttgtaaaaacaaaataaataaaaacgggaaaaaaataacgtcgaacgaaaagcagacgtaaaatatTTGAATCATGTACGCTCGTAGCTGAGAAATTAAGCCGAAacgtaaaatatagaaaaaaataactaagttcaTCCAGGACTCGCGTGTTGGACAAACTTgccaaacgcagaaaaataggtgtgacgcgacgggccagtcaaacgggaaaaatatatgtaaaaatgttgaaccccacacgcacgttgcggtgcgttaactcacaaaatttagaacgaaacgaaaaatttggaaaagatgaaaagtatggtggaccaaaattgaaaataaaaaagagttggtattaaattgcaaaagatgaaaaacattgggttaaaagtaaaaagacaaagggtctaaattgcaaaatcgaagttattttttaattttagataaagataaagataaggataaaaataagaaatatatatatattggttattaattaatattaatattaaaagaaaatttattaaacaaatataaataaaatttattagGTTGAAGGAGataatgccatgtggcattatttgtagtcttttattataagttagattaccCAGTAAAATAAAAATAGGAAACCTTTTTCTCTACCTTGTTTATGCATCGTTCCACTTGCCTTCTCATTATTCACATCGAATAATAATATTGATCTTCGTTCAACGATTAGGGCTTCAAGGTCTAGTGCCGCTCCATCTCACAATCCACCTCTAGTCACTGTCATCTTCGCCGATTTTATCTGCGTTCATGAACACGTTCCTTTCCTTAATGAATGAACAACATAAAATCCCATTCAGTAAGCATTCATGAATTGTTTGTGAACACATTATAtccttaacgaacaaacacaaacaaggcATTATTCGTGTTCATTCGATTCGTTAGTTGCATAATCAAAACCGAAACCGGTCAACCGTAACTGAAATAGAGCCGGTTTGTAACAAGTTTTAATATTTGTTAACCGGTGACCAGTTTATTAACGTTACAAAAATTCTAGCCGTTGGAAATGTTTGTATATATTGGTATTGAGTGTTTATGGAACTTGTGTGTTGTTAACTCCTAAGATTTCAAAAACACATAATAAGTAGAagtttattttatgtttattaatatttttaaacTTATATTATAAAACCGCTTTTTATTGGTGGCCGGTTAACCGGTCTAAAATAATCTAACCAGGTTAATAGGTTATGGTTTTCCACCCCTTCTTGAACCGGTTTTTTCCATAACCAATTTTGACCATGTTGACAAAATcggtttgatttttttaaaaagaaaccGGTATGTGTAGTTCTAGGCCTAATAGCATGAGGAATAAAATttacataataaaaataaagtaatTTTTCTTTTAATATGGATGTcaataatgttttatttttattttaattatgttTTCATTAATAGATTTCATGTTTTTATAATTGTATTTTAGTTATTTATGAACTTTCAAATTCACCCTTTTCTAACTTTGTACAACAAAATTAATTGCTTTGACTTGTAATCTAAACATGTTTGACCCAATAACACCTACACTAGCACATCATATTGTTTAGAACTTTAGATAGACACACCAATCATTTTCTAAG
This genomic stretch from Helianthus annuus cultivar XRQ/B chromosome 8, HanXRQr2.0-SUNRISE, whole genome shotgun sequence harbors:
- the LOC110872145 gene encoding F-box/FBD/LRR-repeat protein At1g13570 isoform X3, whose amino-acid sequence is MHGEDYITDLPESIIETILTKLPLRDAVRTSVLSSKWRYKWATLTELEFNDTCVSVSHIHSSALAAAKLVKFVNQFLLLHDGPINRFTIYSSYLQRFPYLDQWLLFLSRKDVQELNIGFCQGDWFRAPSCLFSCKKLTALELVRCVLHPPLYFKGFPNLKHLTLQQVHITRDAVENLISSCTLLESLTLLYFDSRKLTIRAPNLTCLVLEGEFKDICLENTPMLAVISVAMYINDDIAQHYDQSSSCNFDQFLGGVPSIQRLTGHGFFTKYMSIGNTLGEIQPTYRQLKVIDLYQVSFDNLKEIMVILRLLLSAPNLQVLQIGGSADASLATDAVDLDFWDKECPRDATFEQLKSVKMTQMLGLPHEMRFIEFLLGNSPVLELMDIAQNVHDETDENHDQSEMYTEILGFETASAEVVIEFTENYV
- the LOC110872145 gene encoding F-box/FBD/LRR-repeat protein At1g13570 isoform X1; translated protein: MFTTMGLGEHQGNKMHGEDYITDLPESIIETILTKLPLRDAVRTSVLSSKWRYKWATLTELEFNDTCVSVSHIHSSALAAAKLVKFVNQFLLLHDGPINRFTIYSSYLQRFPYLDQWLLFLSRKDVQELNIGFCQGDWFRAPSCLFSCKKLTALELVRCVLHPPLYFKGFPNLKHLTLQQVHITRDAVENLISSCTLLESLTLLYFDSRKLTIRAPNLTCLVLEGEFKDICLENTPMLAVISVAMYINDDIAQHYDQSSSCNFDQFLGGVPSIQRLTGHGFFTKYMSIGNTLGEIQPTYRQLKVIDLYQVSFDNLKEIMVILRLLLSAPNLQVLQIGGSADASLATDAVDLDFWDKECPRDATFEQLKSVKMTQMLGLPHEMRFIEFLLGNSPVLELMDIAQNVHDETDENHDQSEMYTEILGFETASAEVVIEFTENYV
- the LOC110872145 gene encoding F-box/FBD/LRR-repeat protein At1g13570 isoform X4; this encodes MFTTMGLGEHQGNKMHGEDYITDLPESIIETILTKLPLRDAVRTSVLSSKWRYKWATLTELEFNDTCVSVSHIHSSALAAAKLVKFVNQFLLLHDGPINRFTIYSSYLQRFPYLDQWLLFLSRKDVQELNIGFCQGDWFRAPSCLFSCKKLTALELVRCVLHPPLYFKGFPNLKHLTLQQVHITRDAVENLISSCTLLESLTLLYFDSRKLTIRAPNLTCLVLEGEFKDICLENTPMLAVISVAMYINDDIAQHYDQSSSCNFDQFLGGVPSIQRLTGHGFFTKYMSIGNTLGEIQPTYRQLKVIDLYQGSADASLATDAVDLDFWDKECPRDATFEQLKSVKMTQMLGLPHEMRFIEFLLGNSPVLELMDIAQNVHDETDENHDQSEMYTEILGFETASAEVVIEFTENYV
- the LOC110872145 gene encoding F-box/FBD/LRR-repeat protein At1g13570 isoform X2 encodes the protein MELRFAILGNKMHGEDYITDLPESIIETILTKLPLRDAVRTSVLSSKWRYKWATLTELEFNDTCVSVSHIHSSALAAAKLVKFVNQFLLLHDGPINRFTIYSSYLQRFPYLDQWLLFLSRKDVQELNIGFCQGDWFRAPSCLFSCKKLTALELVRCVLHPPLYFKGFPNLKHLTLQQVHITRDAVENLISSCTLLESLTLLYFDSRKLTIRAPNLTCLVLEGEFKDICLENTPMLAVISVAMYINDDIAQHYDQSSSCNFDQFLGGVPSIQRLTGHGFFTKYMSIGNTLGEIQPTYRQLKVIDLYQVSFDNLKEIMVILRLLLSAPNLQVLQIGGSADASLATDAVDLDFWDKECPRDATFEQLKSVKMTQMLGLPHEMRFIEFLLGNSPVLELMDIAQNVHDETDENHDQSEMYTEILGFETASAEVVIEFTENYV
- the LOC110872143 gene encoding protein NSP-INTERACTING KINASE 2 produces the protein MKLLQHLLCCLVFFFFLFFYYASALLSPAGVNYEVQALMNIKNALDDPHSVLNWDADAVDPCSWTMITCSPDKFVIGLGSPSQNLSGSLSPSIGNLTNLQTVLLQNNRILGPLPVELGRLPKLQTLDLSNNMLTGEIPPSLANIKTLQYLRLNNNTLTGPIPQPLANMTQLTFLDLSYNNLSGPVPKFQAKTFNIMGNPIICATGVEQDCNGTTPIPMSLTLGSQQKSQPSVAPKTNKMALAFGTSLGCFCLLFFGFGFAFWWRRRFNQQVFFDINEQYREEVCMGNLRRFQFRELQHATGNFTSKNILGKGGFGIVYKGVLSDGTVVAVKRLKDGNAVGGEIQFQTEVEMISLAVHRNLLRLYGFCMTSSERLLVYPYMSNGSVASRLKAKPALNWGTRKRIALGAARGLLYLHEQCDPKIIHRDVKAANILLDDYCEAVVGDFGLAKLLDHHDSHVTTAVRGTVGHIAPEYLSTGQSSEKTDVFGFGILLLELITGQRALEFGKSANQKGAMLDWVKKIHHENKLDMLVDKDLKTNYDRIELEEMVQVALLCTQYQPGQRPKMSEVARMLEGDGLAEKWEASQRAESNGGRANEFSHSERYSDLTDDSSLLAQAMELSGPR